A genomic segment from Drosophila willistoni isolate 14030-0811.24 chromosome 2L unlocalized genomic scaffold, UCI_dwil_1.1 Seg72.1, whole genome shotgun sequence encodes:
- the LOC6637906 gene encoding methyltransferase-like protein 25B isoform X2: MSLTSSYTNAEDYFKAAVDFLCSYSWIYLEVNTSCLRSIDSMPQDFKDYFLEISKENLDVFPLIHEELHISIPSLEEFRKKLASLTPASVALEAIRPTPRPKVNHQRKMSPKKLHEIQQLATHINSHCQDTQLLVDLGSGLGYLTEALYELKPSLMILGLEADESRVQAARKRCKELLPAAASKSISYQSSYVSAKSRAYIEDCSMELARSNGCLSLSKMSIIGLHACADLSIVGMQLFLSMPLVQSIHIMPCCYHKLALRNLNDDSVFENFPLSAVLSKVVAAQSKPVHFNRPFLRLACQQTSARWRYNRSPGDGYHMFARALAEAICDVGESIKCKKPPTPISNQGQITFSDLQRRYQLTSKVTGQNLEWLPSHESKFMEMTENYSNNKGPCLAEALTCLQTSIQKLCENVVLFDRLCYLEEEAAARNLPVRTKYEQLVDEKLSPRCHVLIAEKLS; encoded by the exons ATGTCGCTGACCAGCAGCTACACAAATGCCGAGGATTATTTTAAGGCTGCAGTGGACTTTTTGTGCTCTTACTCGTGGATTTATCTTGAGGTAAACACATCTTGTCTTAGATCAATCGACTCCATGCCACAGGACTTTAAAGACTATTTTCTGGAAATATCAAAAGAAAACTTAGATGTGTTTCCCTTAATACACGAAGAGTTACACATTTCTATTCCATCGTTGGAAGAATTTCGCAAGAAACTGGCATCTTTGACACCTGCATCTGTGGCTCTAGAAGCCATTAGACCAACACCAAGGCCAAAGGTTAATCACCAGCGTAAGATGTCACCCAAAAAGCTACATGAAATTCAGCAACTGGCAACACACATAAATAGCCATTGCCAGGATACGCAGCTCCTTGTTGACTTGGGCTCTGGACTTGGCTATCTTACTGAAGCCCTGTACGAGCTAAAACCCAGTCTAATGATACTTGGCTTGGAGGCGGACGAAAGTAGAGTGCAGGCAGCACGTAAACGTTGCAAGGAACTTCTACCAGCGGCGGCCTCTAAGTCGATTAGTTATCAAAGTTCATACGTCAGTGCCAAATCTCGTGCTTATATAGAAGATTGCTCAATGGAGCTGGCACGTAGCAATGGCTGTTTGTCACTGAGTAAAATGTCTATAATAGGACTGCATGCCTGTGCGGATTTAAGCATAGTGGGAATGCAATTGTTCCTGTCAATGCCTCTAGTTCAGTCTATTCACATTATGCCTTGCTGCTACCACAAATTAGCTCTGCGAAATCTTAATGATGATTCCGTATTTGAAAACTTTCCATTGAGTGCGGTTCTAAGTAAGGTGGTGGCAGCTCAATCGAAACCTGTACACTTTAATCGGCCGTTCCTAAGGCTTGCCTGTCAGCAGACAAGTGCCCGCTGGAGATACAACCGCAGTCCTGGCGATGGATATCATATGTTTGCGCGCGCTCTGGCCGAGGCAATCTGTGATGTGGGTGAATCTATAAAGTGCAAGAAACCCCCCACACCCATATCAAATCAAGGACAGATAACTTTCAGTGATCTTCAGCGGAGATATCAATTGACTTCGAAGGTGACTGGTCAGAACTTGGAATGGCTGCCCTCACATGAATCAAAGTTTATGGAAATGACCGAAAATTACTCCAACAATAAAGGACCATGTCTAGCGGAGGCTTTGACCTGCCTACAGACAAGTATTCAG AAACTCTGTGAAAATGTGGTTCTATTCGACCGTTTGTGCTACCTGGAGGAAGAGGCTGCTGCTCGAAATTTGCCAGTGAGAACAAAATACGAACAACTGGTTGATGAAAAGCTATCGCCCCGCTGTCATGTGCTGATTGCCGAAAAGTTATCATGA